A DNA window from Salvelinus sp. IW2-2015 linkage group LG4q.1:29, ASM291031v2, whole genome shotgun sequence contains the following coding sequences:
- the znrf1 gene encoding E3 ubiquitin-protein ligase znrf1, translated as MGGKQSTAGRPRGAFPGVSTDDSAVPPSAHFGHYRPSGTMGLRSRSVSSVAGMGIEHSPAVPFGFYTPRGTDSDRAGGGSGTNAAHGNGYQETGGGHHTDGMLYLGSRGSLADTLPLHIAPRWFSAHSGFKCPVCSKSVASNEMEVHFIMCLSKPRLSYNDDVLARDAGECVICLEELQQGDTIARLPCLCIYHKSCIDSWFEINRSCPEHPSD; from the exons ATGGGGGGCAAGCAAAGTACGGCAGGGCGGCCACGGGGTGCTTTTCCCGGTGTCTCGACGGATGACAGCGCAGTGCCGCCCTCGGCTCACTTTGGGCACTACCGACCAAGTGGCACTATGGGGCTACGCAGCCGCTCAGTGAGTTCAGTGGCTGGGATGGGCATAGAACATAGTCCTGCGGTGCCCTTTGGGTTTTATACCCCCAGAGGAACTGACTCGGACAGGGCGGGAGGGGGGTCTGGCACTAACGCTGCCCATGGTAACGGCTACCAGGAAACAGGCGGCGGGCATCACACGGACGGTATGCTCTATCTGGGATCCCGAGGGTCGTTGGCAGACACCTTGCCCCTGCACATTGCACCCCGGTGGTTTAGCGCCCACAGTG GGTTCAAGTGTCCTGTCTGCTCCAAGTCTGTGGCGTCCAATGAGATGGAGGTGCACTTCATCATGTGTCTAAGCAAGCCCCGCCTGTCCTATAATG ATGACGTGCTAGCAAGGGATGCCGGGGAATGTGTGATCTGTCTGGAGGAGCTGCAGCAAGGAGACACCATCGCCAGACTGCCTTGTCTCTGCATCTATCACAAAAG